One window of Halonatronomonas betaini genomic DNA carries:
- a CDS encoding M20 family metallopeptidase, with the protein MKNIFQQIAAREDEMIKELEQLVNIDSGSYTKAGIDKIISKYDDIYTGLGFETEIKENDENGNNLIARRTGELDGSWLFLGHVDTVFPEGTAEKRPFKLDREADRAYGPGVCDMKSGVVILKNVLETLITSGTELPDLVVLLNGDEEIGSPTSRELIEDAAREVTACFVLEPGRQGGELVIARKGVGIYELIVSGQAAHAGSNHQDGVSAIEELTYKIQDVHKLTDYEQGITLNVGVIAGGERPNIVADNARAEIDLRIVKAEQAEEIEKQLKAIAAKEYLPGAKTILKGGLNRPPMEPSQQSEQFFNIFAEAGKSLGLELEEKLTGGASDGNFVSGLGVPTLDALGAVGGGNHSDQEYIELSTLVERAQILAGGLTELASKLD; encoded by the coding sequence ATGAAGAATATATTTCAGCAGATAGCAGCCAGAGAAGATGAAATGATCAAAGAACTGGAGCAGCTAGTCAATATCGATAGTGGTTCATATACTAAAGCAGGGATCGACAAAATCATCTCAAAATACGATGATATCTATACCGGTCTCGGCTTTGAAACAGAAATCAAAGAAAATGATGAAAATGGCAATAACCTGATTGCCAGAAGAACTGGAGAGCTTGATGGCAGCTGGCTATTTTTAGGCCATGTCGATACAGTCTTCCCTGAAGGAACAGCAGAAAAACGGCCATTTAAACTCGATAGAGAAGCCGACAGAGCCTATGGCCCAGGTGTCTGCGATATGAAATCTGGAGTCGTTATCCTAAAGAATGTATTAGAAACCCTGATAACCTCAGGTACTGAACTCCCTGACCTGGTTGTTCTCTTAAATGGAGATGAAGAGATCGGTTCTCCAACCTCCAGAGAACTTATAGAAGATGCTGCCAGAGAGGTTACAGCCTGTTTTGTATTAGAACCAGGCCGCCAGGGTGGCGAGCTGGTTATCGCCAGAAAAGGTGTCGGTATCTATGAACTTATAGTTAGTGGCCAGGCAGCCCATGCCGGTTCCAACCATCAGGATGGGGTCAGTGCAATCGAGGAACTAACCTATAAGATCCAGGATGTCCATAAACTGACCGATTATGAACAGGGTATAACCCTTAATGTTGGCGTAATTGCAGGCGGAGAACGCCCTAATATCGTAGCTGATAATGCCCGGGCAGAAATAGACTTAAGAATCGTGAAAGCTGAACAGGCCGAAGAAATAGAAAAGCAGCTTAAAGCAATAGCAGCTAAAGAATATCTGCCAGGTGCCAAAACTATCCTGAAAGGCGGACTCAACCGGCCTCCAATGGAGCCGAGCCAGCAGTCAGAGCAGTTCTTTAACATCTTTGCAGAAGCCGGTAAAAGCCTGGGACTTGAACTGGAAGAAAAGTTAACCGGTGGAGCCTCAGACGGCAACTTTGTCAGCGGTTTAGGAGTACCAACCCTTGATGCCTTAGGAGCAGTTGGTGGCGGTAATCATAGCGATCAGGAATATATTGAGCTCTCAACATTAGTCGAACGGGCTCAGATCCTGGCAGGCGGCCTGACAGAACTGGCCAGCAAATTAGACTGA
- a CDS encoding proton-conducting transporter membrane subunit, which translates to MPSTLTDILPLTLINPGIILIITGFISIFLKNNKQRLIISLTGLATALFILLGLPEGERLLTFVFLDFEIILLEVDAISRNIALVFVAFGTSAFIFSYNFSTRKEFPLVNFYLGFSFIILFVGDFISFFIAWELITLSAFFLIYDIYDGVRQHTAQYYILMHVFGGLMLLWGIILHVTESGSVILAVPERGMIFFLLSIGIKLAFVGVHTWLPRTYANIPFHVSVILSAYTSKIGVYGLYRLIEIDNILLAYFGVFNAILGVALAITHSDIRKILSYSIVSQIGYMIVGIGIGNELGIVGGGFHIVNHILYKGLHFIMAGTIIYSIGHDNLEHLGGLWKKLPLTFITGLIASLSIAGFPFFNGYLSKTMIKHSTDNQILYYGMIIAGIGTALTFIKVIYFGFIREGDNPEIKKQPLFSMRFSMVFLTIIMMATAILPDQMESLYNISTGINYFSGYEIWSALQPNLIALALFPVVKRAISPHPEKPIEPDFYCNACNYFIEFDDNVSKIHTGDTVRYVTWVLFTLVLLLLNFYVINLF; encoded by the coding sequence ATGCCTTCAACACTTACAGATATATTGCCTTTAACATTAATTAACCCTGGTATTATCCTGATAATTACCGGGTTTATATCTATCTTTTTAAAAAATAATAAGCAGCGCCTGATAATTTCTCTTACTGGTCTGGCGACTGCTCTATTTATTCTCCTGGGATTACCTGAAGGTGAGCGACTATTAACATTTGTCTTTCTTGATTTTGAGATAATATTGCTTGAGGTAGATGCAATCTCCAGAAATATTGCCCTTGTCTTTGTCGCCTTCGGCACCAGTGCCTTTATTTTCTCATATAATTTTTCGACTAGAAAAGAATTTCCCCTGGTTAATTTCTATCTCGGCTTTTCCTTTATAATTTTATTTGTCGGCGATTTTATCAGCTTCTTTATTGCCTGGGAACTCATAACTCTTTCTGCATTCTTTCTAATATATGATATTTATGACGGTGTCAGACAGCATACAGCCCAGTATTATATTTTGATGCATGTCTTTGGTGGCCTGATGCTTCTCTGGGGAATAATCCTCCATGTAACAGAATCAGGCTCTGTGATCCTTGCAGTCCCGGAAAGAGGCATGATTTTCTTCCTGTTATCAATCGGAATCAAACTGGCCTTTGTTGGCGTCCATACCTGGCTGCCCAGGACCTATGCCAATATTCCCTTCCATGTCAGCGTTATTCTATCTGCCTACACCTCAAAAATAGGTGTTTATGGCCTCTACAGATTAATAGAGATAGATAACATCCTGCTTGCCTATTTCGGGGTCTTTAATGCCATTTTAGGAGTTGCCCTGGCCATAACCCATTCTGATATAAGAAAGATCCTGTCATATTCAATTGTCAGCCAGATAGGTTATATGATTGTTGGAATCGGCATCGGCAATGAATTAGGCATAGTTGGTGGTGGCTTTCATATCGTTAATCATATTCTATATAAAGGGCTCCATTTTATAATGGCTGGAACGATTATTTATTCCATCGGCCATGATAACCTTGAACATCTAGGCGGCCTCTGGAAAAAGTTGCCCTTAACCTTTATTACCGGTCTGATTGCCTCATTATCTATTGCCGGATTTCCATTTTTTAATGGCTATCTCAGTAAAACAATGATCAAACATAGCACCGACAATCAGATATTATATTACGGCATGATTATAGCAGGAATTGGCACAGCCTTAACATTTATTAAGGTTATCTATTTCGGCTTCATAAGAGAAGGGGACAACCCTGAAATAAAGAAACAGCCATTATTTTCAATGAGATTCTCAATGGTCTTCTTAACCATTATTATGATGGCTACCGCTATACTGCCGGATCAGATGGAATCCCTCTATAATATCTCAACTGGCATTAACTATTTCTCAGGCTATGAAATCTGGAGTGCCCTTCAGCCTAATTTAATTGCCCTGGCATTATTTCCAGTCGTAAAAAGAGCCATTTCACCCCATCCAGAAAAGCCAATCGAACCAGATTTTTATTGCAATGCCTGTAACTACTTTATCGAATTTGACGACAATGTCTCGAAAATCCATACCGGCGACACAGTCAGATACGTCACCTGGGTTCTATTCACCCTGGTCTTACTCTTACTCAACTTTTACGTAATCAACTTATTCTAA
- a CDS encoding VOC family protein, protein MPADPFIFFNGNCREAVEYYAEVFETDSPEIDTFEENLEDIEIDLSEADIRRVMYTSLEIEGSVVMFSDAIEDDPVTFGTNMSLVITSDSIDRIRKYFQRLEEDGQVLMPLKETFWSKCFGAVIDKFGILWQFNLEGPGIDEIIKKRKENFNIDDSLSEKEIMDLLDEE, encoded by the coding sequence ATGCCAGCCGATCCATTTATATTTTTTAATGGCAACTGTAGAGAGGCAGTCGAATATTATGCAGAGGTTTTTGAAACTGACAGTCCAGAGATTGATACCTTTGAGGAAAACTTAGAAGATATTGAGATAGATTTATCGGAAGCTGACATCAGGAGAGTTATGTATACCAGTCTTGAGATTGAAGGAAGTGTCGTAATGTTCTCAGATGCCATAGAAGACGATCCTGTAACTTTTGGGACAAATATGAGCCTGGTTATTACCTCTGATAGTATTGATAGAATCAGAAAATATTTTCAGCGGCTGGAAGAGGATGGTCAGGTCCTGATGCCACTTAAAGAGACCTTTTGGAGCAAATGTTTCGGTGCAGTAATAGATAAATTCGGTATACTCTGGCAGTTTAATCTTGAAGGACCAGGAATAGATGAAATTATCAAGAAGAGAAAAGAAAATTTTAATATTGATGATAGTCTATCCGAAAAAGAAATAATGGATTTATTGGATGAAGAATAA
- a CDS encoding TrmO family methyltransferase domain-containing protein yields the protein MKNKLLSRDDNILKVKGLDAINETPVLDIRPFAENYDCPS from the coding sequence ATGAAGAATAAATTATTGAGCAGGGATGATAATATCCTGAAAGTTAAAGGTCTCGATGCCATTAATGAAACCCCAGTCCTGGATATCAGGCCATTCGCTGAAAACTATGACTGTCCATCCTGA
- the mntA gene encoding type VII toxin-antitoxin system MntA family adenylyltransferase antitoxin has protein sequence MTELIDDLKAVKDYFVNLDDIENIQAAYLFGSHASGKANRLSDLDIAILLREEKNQSEIKLKVLKELTDLGYDNIDLVILNNLSIVAKYEVVKHNNLLYAAEDFEPNSYFSLTIRKYLDFKPYLKVQQKYLKEKILNDQDGQS, from the coding sequence ATGACCGAGTTGATTGATGATCTAAAAGCTGTTAAAGATTATTTTGTAAATTTAGATGATATAGAGAATATCCAGGCTGCTTATTTGTTTGGATCCCATGCAAGTGGGAAGGCCAACCGTTTAAGTGATCTTGATATTGCTATTTTGCTAAGGGAAGAAAAAAATCAATCAGAAATCAAGTTGAAGGTCTTAAAAGAACTAACTGATCTAGGTTATGATAATATTGATCTAGTAATATTAAATAACCTTTCAATTGTTGCAAAATACGAGGTTGTAAAACATAACAATTTATTATATGCAGCAGAAGACTTTGAACCGAACAGTTATTTTTCTTTAACTATTCGAAAATACCTGGATTTCAAGCCTTATTTGAAAGTACAGCAAAAATATTTAAAGGAGAAGATACTTAATGATCAGGATGGACAGTCATAG
- the thiD gene encoding bifunctional hydroxymethylpyrimidine kinase/phosphomethylpyrimidine kinase yields the protein MQKVLTVAGSDSGGGAGIQADLKTMTVHNVYGASVITALTAQNTLGVQDVSPVDLDFIASQFDSVFQDINFDAAKTGMLATKEIVILTSEKFKEYNQANLVVDPVMVATSGDLLLESTAVDAYREKLLPLAKVVTPNLNEARVLAGYEPNAEVDPEELARKIYDFGSEYVLVKGGHSNIEATVSGRPPQVTDILYDGKNFTELSGQYIKTNNTHGTGCTLSASIASNLALGLEVGKALEASKQYITRAIKDEIEIGSGNNPVNHLVKCIERGEAT from the coding sequence ATGCAAAAAGTTCTAACAGTTGCTGGCTCTGATTCTGGTGGAGGCGCCGGTATCCAGGCAGATTTAAAAACCATGACAGTCCATAATGTCTATGGCGCCTCAGTTATAACAGCCTTAACAGCCCAGAATACCCTTGGTGTTCAGGACGTTAGTCCAGTAGATTTAGATTTTATTGCCAGCCAGTTTGATTCAGTTTTCCAGGATATTAATTTTGATGCTGCCAAAACAGGAATGCTGGCAACTAAAGAGATCGTTATTTTAACATCAGAAAAATTCAAAGAATATAATCAGGCTAATCTTGTTGTAGATCCAGTAATGGTTGCTACCAGCGGTGACCTGCTCCTTGAGAGCACAGCCGTTGATGCATATAGAGAAAAACTCCTGCCCCTGGCAAAGGTGGTCACCCCAAATTTAAATGAAGCCAGAGTTCTGGCAGGATATGAACCTAATGCAGAAGTTGATCCAGAAGAGCTGGCCAGAAAGATATATGATTTTGGCTCTGAATATGTATTGGTTAAAGGAGGCCACTCTAACATAGAGGCAACTGTCAGTGGCCGGCCCCCCCAGGTCACTGACATCCTTTATGATGGCAAAAACTTCACAGAATTAAGTGGCCAGTATATTAAAACTAATAATACCCATGGTACAGGCTGCACACTTTCAGCCTCAATAGCCAGTAACCTGGCCCTGGGTCTGGAAGTCGGAAAGGCTTTAGAGGCCTCAAAGCAGTATATTACCCGGGCTATTAAAGATGAAATTGAGATTGGTTCAGGTAATAATCCTGTTAACCATCTTGTTAAATGTATCGAGCGAGGTGAAGCTACTTGA
- the thiE gene encoding thiamine phosphate synthase — protein MKKLNWDLYLITEEKLSAGRSTLEVVREAVDGGVDVIQLREKNLPLRERFRLGQEIKKITEQTDIDFIVNDRVDLALALDADGVHLGQSDLPLIEARRILGEDKIIGISGHTFKEIELAERDGADYLGVGAVFSTDSKQVDSSKDGIGPAGITKISEKSNLPIIAIGGLNKDNCCQVIESGADTISVISAITKAANISEETKIFKDRIISAKRGAIKNGIN, from the coding sequence TTGAAGAAATTGAACTGGGATCTCTATTTAATCACAGAGGAGAAGTTATCAGCTGGTCGCTCAACCCTTGAAGTTGTCAGAGAGGCAGTTGATGGTGGCGTTGATGTAATCCAGTTAAGAGAGAAAAACCTGCCATTAAGAGAAAGGTTTAGACTTGGCCAGGAGATTAAAAAAATAACTGAACAGACAGATATAGATTTCATTGTAAATGATAGGGTCGATCTTGCCCTGGCTCTTGATGCAGATGGAGTTCATCTTGGCCAGTCAGATCTCCCCCTGATTGAAGCCAGAAGAATTCTCGGAGAAGATAAGATCATTGGAATCTCAGGACATACCTTTAAAGAAATAGAATTAGCCGAAAGAGATGGTGCCGATTATCTTGGAGTAGGTGCCGTATTTTCAACTGATTCCAAGCAGGTTGATAGCTCCAAAGATGGAATTGGGCCGGCAGGAATTACAAAAATAAGCGAAAAGAGCAACCTTCCAATCATTGCAATCGGTGGGCTTAATAAAGATAACTGCTGCCAGGTCATTGAATCTGGAGCAGATACTATCTCTGTTATATCAGCAATTACAAAAGCAGCAAATATTTCTGAAGAGACTAAAATCTTTAAAGACAGAATAATCTCAGCCAAAAGAGGTGCTATTAAAAATGGAATTAACTGA